In Stenotrophomonas sp. 610A2, one DNA window encodes the following:
- a CDS encoding YdcH family protein — MTPEQISQRIAVLRAEHRSLDEDIARLAANPDDDLEAKRLKRRKLQLRDCITKLESMLIPNEPA, encoded by the coding sequence ATGACCCCCGAGCAGATCAGCCAACGCATCGCCGTCCTGCGGGCCGAACACCGCAGCCTGGACGAGGACATCGCGCGCCTGGCCGCCAACCCGGACGACGATCTGGAAGCCAAGCGGCTGAAGAGGCGCAAGCTGCAGCTGCGCGACTGCATCACCAAGCTGGAAAGCATGCTGATCCCGAACGAGCCCGCCTGA